The following DNA comes from Cellulophaga sp. HaHa_2_95.
TAATTTATTTAAAAGACTTTCTAAACCGTTATTAGCACTTACTCCTAATTCTTCAAAGGTAGTTGCATATTTAGTAAATACTTCTGAGAAATAGGTTTCAACTACATGACCAAAAATAACAGGGTCAGATACTTTCATCATAGTTGCTTTTAAATGCACAGATAAAAGAACCCCTTGGTCTTTTGCGTCTTTAATTTCTTTTATTAAAAAGCTTATTAATGCTTTTTTGCTTAGTACTGTTGCGTCTATTATTTCACCATCTAATAAGGCTAAATTTTCTTTTAGAATAGATTTAGCACCGTTGGCAGCTGTAAATTCAATATTTACTTTGGTAGCAGAAGAAATTGTTAACGACTTTTCATTTGCTTTGAAGTCATTAGTTCCCATTGTTGCTACATGGGTTTTAGAGTCAGCACTCCAAGCACCCATAGAGTGTGGGTTCTTCTTAGCGTAATTTTTAACAGCTCTTGGAGCTCTACGATCAGAATTACCTTCTCGTAATACAGGATTTACGGCACTACCTTTAATTTTATCGTATCTAGTTTTTACTTCTTTTTCTTGATCAGACTTTGGTTCGTCTGGATAATTTGGTAAAGCATAGCCTTTTTCCTGTAACTCTGCAATCGCCTCTTTAAGTTGAGGAACAGAAGCACTAATGTTTGGAAGCTTTATAATGTTTGCATCTGGACTTTTTGCAAGTTCTCCTAATTCTTTTAAATCATCGGCAATACGCTGATCTTCTTCAAGAAAGTCAGGGAAAGTAGCAATGATTCTTCCTGCTAAAGAAATATCTTTGGTTTCAATATTTATTCCTGATGTCTTTGTAAATGCTTTAACTATTGGCAAGAAGGACTGAGTCGCCAAAGCTGGAGCTTCGTCAGTCTTAGTATAAATTATTTTTGGCATTATTGCGATTTATTTGAATTAAGCGGTGCAAATATACAATATTCTATAGTTTTACCTTGAGTAGATTTAAGGATAATATGATGTAAAATTTACTAAAATGTTATTTTTTTTGATTAGCAAAACGATAAAAGCCATATCAATGCATGTAGCATTTGATATGGCTTTTTTAGAATAGTTTGCAAACCTTTGTTGTCTTGTCTATTTACAAAACGGCAACCATTGATTGCGTTTGCTTCCCTATTTATACTATGAATATAAGTGTAAAATTTGAGAATTCCAAATCTGAACGCTGTATTTAACTTTTGAGCATAAAAAAACCCGCTAAAAGCGGGTTCTTCTGTATTTTTTGGTCTTAACTTAAGCACGCACTTCTTTAATTCTAGCTTTCTTACCAGTAAGTCCTCTGAAGTAAAAGATACGAGATCTTCTAACTTTACCTCTTTTATTAACTTCTACTTTTTGTAATGCTGGCATGTTGATAGGGAAGATACGCTCAACTCCTATTGTTCCAGACATTTTTCTAATTGTAAAAGTTTCTGATGATCCAGAACCTCTTCTTTGAATTACAACACCTCTAAAAAACTGAGTACGTGTTTTTTCACCTTCCTTAATTTCATAATAAACTGTGATAGTATCACCAGCTGAAAATTTTGGGAATTCTTTTTTAGTAACAAATTCGTCTTGAACAAATTTTAATAATGCTTCCATCGTATTGATTTACTGTTTGTTATAAAGCAACATTCACGATTATCGTCAGAGGTTGATTTATTGGATTGCAAAAGTAATAAAATATTGATAATTGACAATGTTTCAATGTTATTTATTTAAAAAAATAAGCAATTGAACATATA
Coding sequences within:
- the rplS gene encoding 50S ribosomal protein L19, giving the protein MEALLKFVQDEFVTKKEFPKFSAGDTITVYYEIKEGEKTRTQFFRGVVIQRRGSGSSETFTIRKMSGTIGVERIFPINMPALQKVEVNKRGKVRRSRIFYFRGLTGKKARIKEVRA